The following nucleotide sequence is from Immundisolibacter sp..
CCGGGCAGTCCACGCTCAGGATGTCGCGGTGCTGCGGGTCGTGCTGCATGTCGTACAGCATGGCCAGCGACTGCACGGACGCCGCGAACGGCTCGAAGCTGGTCACGTCGCCGACGCGCTCGCCGTCGTACCAGACCTCGCGGTCGTCCTTGAGGCCCGCCAGGAACTGCGCGCCGGTTCGAGTGCTCATCGTCTAATGTCCTCGCTTAATCAACGCGACGAATCGCGCCACAGCTGGCCGGTGAACTCCTGTCGCAACGTCGGCTGAAAGCGTTCCAGCTCGATGCCGAGCCGCGGCAGCACCTTGTCCACCAGCAATTCGTTGCTCTTGAGCAGGGCGTCGATCGGCATCGGGCCGACCGACATCCACGGCACGATCAGGTTGGTATTCAGTGTCCTGATCATGTTTTCCAGCCGCCGGGTGACGGTATCCACCGAGCCACACAGGGAGTAGCCACGTTCGCGCACGGTGGCGGCGGTGTTGGCGATTTCGCCCTGCTCACCGGGATTGCGCAGCGCCTCGTTGAAACCGAACCAGTGGTGCCAGCGCGGCCACACGTAGCCCAGGCCGTTCTCCATCAGGGCGACCGCCTCTTCGTCCGTGTCGGCGATCAGAATCTCGCGGAAGTGGCCCAGGCCGCGGCCCCATTCGAGGTTGCGGCCCGCTTCCTGCGCGGCGCCCTGAAAGGCGTCGATGCAGCCGCGCACCAGCTCGTCGATGGGCGTGAACAGGATCGGGATGACCTCGTTTTTGGCCGCCCACTGCAGGGTGGCCGTGCTCATCGTGAACGGGATGTAGCTCTCGATGGTGGCCGGGTCCTGCAGCGTCATCGGCGCGATGCCGACCTTGTCCAGCATGCCGTCGGCGCCGACCATGCCGGGCGCCATGGCCAGCGTGGCCGGGTGGTTCCAGGGAATGCCGGGTGGCGGCAACTGCCAGTGCTGGCCCTCGTGCCGGAACAGCGACTCGCCCCAGGCGCG
It contains:
- a CDS encoding LLM class flavin-dependent oxidoreductase codes for the protein MTDKIRLGAFLLPSAGATIAQYEQGFAGQNPNFYQNTLRDCARLIRQLDDIGFDFVSFSEHHFHLEGLELSNNPILLGSWAAGLTRKLRIGQMGNVLPARNPLLMAEDLAMLDHFSEGRMMAGFARGYQARHVATIGQKYNAWSTSANDPKYQEHDRTNRELFAEHYDIIRRAWGESLFRHEGQHWQLPPPGIPWNHPATLAMAPGMVGADGMLDKVGIAPMTLQDPATIESYIPFTMSTATLQWAAKNEVIPILFTPIDELVRGCIDAFQGAAQEAGRNLEWGRGLGHFREILIADTDEEAVALMENGLGYVWPRWHHWFGFNEALRNPGEQGEIANTAATVRERGYSLCGSVDTVTRRLENMIRTLNTNLIVPWMSVGPMPIDALLKSNELLVDKVLPRLGIELERFQPTLRQEFTGQLWRDSSR
- a CDS encoding 4-hydroxyphenylacetate 3-hydroxylase N-terminal domain-containing protein — encoded protein: MSTRTGAQFLAGLKDDREVWYDGERVGDVTSFEPFAASVQSLAMLYDMQHDPQHRDILSVDCP